The following are encoded in a window of Corynebacterium marinum DSM 44953 genomic DNA:
- a CDS encoding replication-associated recombination protein A, with translation MSQDTLFGAPEPQDGPDRPTGSDFFRVGGHAPLAARMRPRTLDEIAGQEHLLGPGRPLRRLVEGSGEASVILYGPPGTGKTTIASLVSTATNQNFVGLSALNSGVKQVREVIDRARRDLIQGQRTVLFIDEVHRFSKTQQDALLAAVENRTVLLVAATTENPSFSVVAPLLSRSLLLQLKPLDDAAVRDVLTRALADERGLGGRITAEDEALDQLVLLAGGDARRALTYLEAAAEALADGEAITSEVIRQNVNRAVVRYDRDGDQHYDVVSAFIKSIRGSDVDAALHYLARMVEAGEDPRFIARRLVIHATEDIGMADPSALQTAVAAAQAVALIGMPEARLTLAQATVHLATAPKSNAVYNAINAAQQDVREGKIGHVPAHLRDGHYEGAKKLGNAVGYAYPHDDPRGVVTQQYLPDPLSDAVYYEPTDHGAEKRIRDYIGRLRRIVRGKN, from the coding sequence TTGAGCCAGGACACGCTGTTCGGTGCTCCGGAGCCGCAGGACGGCCCGGACCGCCCGACCGGGTCCGATTTCTTCCGCGTCGGCGGCCACGCCCCGTTGGCCGCCCGGATGCGGCCGCGGACCCTGGACGAGATCGCCGGCCAGGAGCACCTGCTCGGCCCCGGCCGGCCGCTGCGCCGGCTCGTGGAGGGGTCGGGGGAGGCCTCGGTCATCCTCTACGGCCCGCCCGGCACGGGCAAGACGACCATCGCGTCGCTGGTCTCCACCGCGACGAACCAGAACTTCGTCGGGCTGTCCGCGCTCAACTCGGGCGTCAAGCAGGTCCGGGAGGTCATCGACCGCGCCCGCCGCGACCTCATCCAGGGTCAGCGGACCGTCCTGTTCATCGACGAGGTGCACCGTTTCTCCAAGACGCAGCAGGACGCGCTGCTCGCGGCCGTCGAGAACCGCACCGTCCTGCTGGTCGCCGCCACCACGGAGAACCCCTCCTTCTCCGTCGTTGCTCCGTTGCTGTCCCGTTCGCTGCTGCTGCAGCTCAAGCCGCTTGACGACGCCGCCGTGCGCGACGTCCTCACCCGCGCCCTGGCGGACGAGCGGGGGCTGGGCGGACGGATCACGGCGGAGGATGAGGCGCTCGACCAGCTGGTCCTGCTCGCCGGGGGTGATGCCCGCCGGGCCCTGACCTACCTGGAGGCCGCCGCCGAGGCGCTCGCCGACGGGGAGGCCATCACCTCCGAAGTGATCCGCCAGAACGTCAACCGCGCCGTCGTCCGCTACGACCGCGACGGCGACCAGCACTACGACGTGGTCAGCGCCTTCATCAAGTCGATCCGCGGCTCCGACGTCGACGCAGCCCTGCACTATCTCGCCCGCATGGTCGAGGCGGGGGAGGACCCCCGCTTCATCGCCCGCCGCCTGGTCATCCACGCCACCGAGGACATCGGCATGGCGGACCCCTCCGCGCTGCAGACCGCGGTCGCCGCCGCCCAGGCGGTGGCGCTCATCGGCATGCCCGAGGCCCGCCTCACGCTCGCGCAGGCCACCGTCCACCTGGCCACCGCGCCGAAGTCGAACGCCGTGTACAACGCGATCAACGCCGCCCAGCAGGACGTCCGTGAGGGGAAGATCGGGCACGTGCCCGCGCACCTGCGCGACGGCCACTACGAGGGGGCGAAGAAGCTGGGCAACGCGGTGGGTTACGCGTATCCGCACGACGACCCGCGCGGCGTCGTCACGCAGCAGTACCTGCCGGACCCGCTCAGCGACGCCGTCTACTACGAGCCCACCGACCACGGCGCGGAGAAGCGCATCCGCGACTACATCGGCCGTCTGCGCCGGATCGTGCGGGGAAAGAACTAG
- a CDS encoding phosphotransferase family protein, protein MALLKNDNIVDIAEDLLSRRFGGAQKLTEVSQLGGSGGSVVLRARVVSSPFLQQRSVILKYVPKTGDPIDDAALVREIVSYQFTTSLSEEVRPGPVLLAHDVDQRIMVISDSGDGDTFAELLQLEDPDRRMAILRNLGTALGRMHAGTAQREQDFNTLFTRMLRHHPGSAELQELRDSALLQSIHVGEDLLRKAGIEIPDLVSEFAAEGRNRLLSAHHRAFTPFDLSPDNIIVAERTHFLDYEWAGFRDVSFDLACVIAGFPQFLFSHPISDDEADVFVESWTHEVNSLWPNVNNEAHLHSRIMAALLGWALASVALLHFGSVSAAMAMLYEGEDELDPNRIEGVSDLLRPASHGPFTAEEIVVRRDLFETFEALARYAGRGADPSYGVIAAFSQGIADRVAEPALPGR, encoded by the coding sequence ATGGCACTGCTGAAGAACGACAACATCGTCGACATCGCCGAGGATCTCCTCTCCAGGAGGTTCGGAGGTGCGCAGAAGCTGACCGAGGTATCGCAGCTCGGCGGCTCCGGCGGTTCCGTCGTACTCCGCGCCCGAGTGGTGTCGTCGCCGTTCCTGCAGCAGCGTTCCGTCATCCTCAAGTACGTGCCCAAGACGGGCGACCCGATCGACGACGCCGCGCTCGTCCGCGAGATCGTCTCCTACCAGTTCACCACCTCGCTCAGCGAGGAAGTGCGGCCCGGCCCGGTGCTGCTCGCGCACGACGTGGACCAGCGGATCATGGTGATCAGCGACTCCGGCGACGGGGACACCTTCGCCGAACTGCTCCAGCTGGAGGACCCGGACCGGCGGATGGCGATCCTGCGTAACCTGGGCACCGCCCTGGGACGCATGCACGCCGGAACGGCGCAGCGCGAACAGGACTTCAACACCCTGTTCACCCGCATGCTGCGCCACCACCCCGGCTCCGCGGAGCTCCAGGAACTCCGCGACAGCGCCCTCCTCCAGTCCATCCACGTGGGCGAGGACCTGCTGCGCAAGGCCGGCATCGAGATCCCGGACCTGGTGAGCGAGTTCGCGGCCGAGGGCCGCAACCGTCTGCTCAGCGCCCACCACCGGGCGTTCACCCCTTTCGACCTCTCGCCGGACAACATCATCGTCGCCGAGCGCACCCACTTCCTCGACTATGAGTGGGCCGGTTTCCGGGACGTCAGCTTCGACCTGGCGTGCGTCATCGCGGGGTTCCCGCAGTTCCTGTTCAGCCACCCGATCTCGGACGACGAGGCCGACGTGTTCGTCGAGTCCTGGACACACGAGGTGAACTCGCTCTGGCCGAACGTGAACAACGAGGCGCACCTGCACTCCCGCATCATGGCGGCCCTGCTGGGATGGGCCCTGGCCAGCGTCGCGCTGCTGCACTTCGGCTCGGTGTCCGCGGCGATGGCGATGCTCTACGAGGGCGAGGACGAGCTCGACCCGAATCGCATCGAGGGCGTCAGCGACCTCCTGCGCCCGGCCTCCCACGGCCCGTTCACCGCGGAGGAGATCGTCGTGCGCCGGGACCTCTTCGAGACTTTCGAGGCGCTGGCCCGCTACGCCGGCCGCGGCGCGGACCCCTCCTACGGTGTCATCGCGGCGTTCAGCCAGGGGATCGCGGACCGGGTCGCCGAACCCGCGCTGCCGGGCCGTTAA
- the aspS gene encoding aspartate--tRNA ligase, with translation MLRTHLAGDLRKETAGQTVTLTGWVARRRDHGGVIFIDLRDRSGLAQVVFRESDVAERAHDLRSEYCVQITGVVEPRPAGSENPNLASGDIEINVTELTVLNTSAALPFQIGDSSQAGGEVGEETRLKYRYLDLRRDRQAEALRLRSRANQAARRVLDTHTFTEIETPTLTRSTPEGARDFLVPARLKPGSFYALPQSPQLFKQLLMVAGMERYYQIARCYRDEDFRADRQPEFTQLDVEMSFVDQDDVIALAEEILVELWKLIGHEITTPIPRITYAEAMRRFGSDKPDLRFDIEITECTEFFQDTSFRVFKNEYVGAVVMAGGASQPRRQLDAWQEWAKQRGAKGLAYILVGEDGELGGPVAKNITDAERAGIAEHVGAQPGDCIFFAAGDTRSSRALLGAARGEIAEKLGLIKEGDWAFTWVVDAPLFESAADATASGDVALGTSAWTAVHHAFTSPKPEFLDTFDQNPGEATAYAYDIVCNGNEIGGGSIRIHQRDVQERVFKVMGISEEEAQEKFGFLLDAFAFGAPPHGGIAFGWDRIVSLLGGFDSIRDVIAFPKSGGGVDPLTEAPAPITAQQRKEAGIDAKPEKKPEKKDDQKGEQAK, from the coding sequence GTGCTGCGCACTCACCTCGCGGGCGACCTCCGCAAAGAAACCGCTGGCCAGACTGTGACATTGACGGGCTGGGTGGCCCGCCGTCGCGACCATGGCGGCGTCATCTTCATCGACCTGCGCGACCGCTCAGGCCTGGCCCAGGTCGTGTTCCGTGAATCTGACGTCGCGGAGCGTGCCCACGACCTGCGTTCGGAATACTGCGTCCAGATCACCGGCGTGGTCGAACCCCGCCCGGCGGGCTCGGAGAACCCCAACCTGGCCTCCGGCGACATCGAGATCAACGTCACCGAGCTCACCGTCCTCAACACCTCGGCCGCGCTGCCCTTCCAGATCGGCGACTCGTCCCAGGCCGGCGGCGAGGTGGGCGAAGAGACCCGCCTGAAGTACCGCTACCTCGACCTGCGCCGCGACCGCCAGGCGGAGGCCCTGCGTCTGCGCTCGCGCGCCAACCAGGCGGCCCGCCGCGTGCTGGACACACACACCTTCACTGAGATCGAGACCCCCACGCTCACCCGCTCCACTCCGGAGGGCGCGCGCGACTTCCTGGTGCCGGCGCGCCTCAAGCCGGGCTCCTTCTACGCCCTGCCGCAGTCCCCGCAGCTGTTCAAGCAGCTGCTCATGGTCGCCGGCATGGAGCGCTACTACCAGATCGCCCGCTGCTACCGGGACGAGGATTTCCGCGCGGACCGCCAGCCGGAGTTCACCCAGCTGGACGTGGAGATGAGCTTCGTCGATCAGGACGACGTCATCGCTCTGGCCGAGGAGATCCTGGTCGAGCTGTGGAAGCTGATCGGCCACGAGATCACCACCCCGATCCCGCGCATCACCTACGCCGAGGCGATGCGCCGCTTCGGGTCCGACAAGCCGGACCTGCGCTTTGACATCGAGATCACCGAGTGCACCGAGTTCTTCCAGGACACCTCTTTCCGGGTGTTCAAGAACGAGTACGTCGGCGCCGTCGTCATGGCGGGCGGGGCGTCGCAGCCCCGTCGTCAGCTGGATGCGTGGCAGGAGTGGGCGAAGCAGCGCGGCGCCAAGGGCCTGGCCTACATCCTCGTCGGCGAGGACGGCGAGCTCGGCGGGCCGGTGGCCAAGAACATCACCGACGCCGAGCGCGCGGGCATCGCCGAGCACGTGGGCGCGCAGCCGGGCGACTGCATCTTCTTCGCCGCCGGCGACACCCGCTCCTCCCGTGCCCTGCTGGGTGCGGCGCGCGGTGAGATCGCCGAGAAGCTCGGCCTGATCAAGGAGGGTGACTGGGCCTTCACCTGGGTGGTCGACGCACCGCTGTTCGAGTCCGCCGCCGACGCCACCGCCTCCGGCGACGTGGCCCTGGGCACCTCCGCCTGGACGGCCGTCCACCACGCCTTCACCTCCCCGAAGCCGGAGTTCCTCGACACCTTCGACCAGAACCCGGGCGAAGCCACCGCGTACGCCTACGACATCGTCTGCAACGGCAACGAGATCGGCGGCGGATCCATCCGTATCCACCAGCGCGACGTCCAGGAGCGCGTGTTCAAGGTCATGGGCATCTCCGAGGAGGAGGCGCAGGAGAAGTTCGGATTCCTGCTCGACGCCTTCGCCTTCGGCGCCCCGCCGCACGGCGGCATCGCCTTCGGCTGGGACCGCATCGTGTCGCTGCTGGGTGGTTTCGACTCCATCCGCGACGTCATCGCGTTCCCGAAGTCGGGCGGCGGCGTCGATCCGCTCACGGAGGCCCCGGCCCCGATCACCGCGCAGCAGCGCAAGGAGGCGGGCATCGACGCCAAGCCGGAGAAGAAGCCGGAGAAGAAGGACGACCAGAAGGGTGAACAGGCCAAATAA
- the ypfJ gene encoding KPN_02809 family neutral zinc metallopeptidase yields the protein MTFRGDADISGRRKATTGGRGGRIAAGGGLGSLLLVGLFLLMGGNPGDIGQVLGGGGGGQGQLPGGQTSTLEHCQTPEDGNIHADCRVDYAAGSVDQMWETILPEQAGIDYVAPGRIVFEDATQSGCGAATAATGPFYCPADQSAYFDVSFFDQLDRLGGSDAPLAQMYIVAHEFGHHVQQLEGTLSLSNYNDPGEDSNAVKIELQADCYAGIWVSHADKGEDAWLEPVTREQVTSAIDTARAVGDDNIQQRSGGEVRPDLWTHGSSEQRQNAFITGYNEGTMAACDTLERGVYRS from the coding sequence ATGACATTCCGTGGAGATGCCGACATCAGCGGACGCCGGAAGGCCACCACCGGCGGACGGGGCGGCAGGATCGCAGCGGGTGGCGGCCTGGGTTCACTGCTGTTGGTCGGATTGTTTCTCCTGATGGGCGGAAACCCCGGGGACATCGGCCAGGTCCTCGGTGGGGGCGGTGGGGGCCAGGGCCAGCTCCCCGGCGGGCAGACCAGCACGCTGGAGCACTGCCAGACCCCGGAAGACGGCAACATCCACGCCGACTGCCGGGTCGACTACGCCGCTGGCTCCGTCGACCAGATGTGGGAGACCATACTGCCCGAGCAGGCCGGGATCGACTACGTCGCCCCGGGCCGCATCGTTTTCGAGGACGCCACCCAGTCGGGTTGCGGAGCCGCCACCGCCGCGACGGGCCCCTTCTACTGCCCGGCCGACCAGTCGGCGTACTTCGACGTCTCCTTCTTCGACCAGCTCGACCGCCTCGGCGGCTCGGACGCCCCGCTGGCGCAGATGTACATCGTGGCCCACGAGTTCGGCCACCACGTCCAGCAGCTGGAGGGAACCCTGTCCCTGTCGAACTACAACGACCCGGGCGAGGACTCCAACGCCGTGAAGATCGAGCTGCAGGCCGACTGCTACGCCGGCATCTGGGTGTCCCACGCAGACAAGGGCGAGGACGCCTGGCTCGAGCCGGTCACCCGTGAGCAGGTCACCTCCGCCATCGACACCGCCCGCGCGGTCGGCGACGACAACATCCAGCAGCGCTCCGGCGGCGAGGTCCGCCCCGACCTGTGGACCCACGGCTCCTCCGAGCAGCGTCAGAACGCCTTCATCACCGGCTACAACGAGGGCACCATGGCCGCCTGCGACACCCTGGAACGCGGGGTGTACCGCAGCTGA
- a CDS encoding malonic semialdehyde reductase, producing the protein MTDTENKNPLVIDTQAQDILFREARTANTFTDEPVTDEQINAIFDLVKWAPTAMNAQPLRVVVVRSPEAKARLLPHMAEGNRAKTESAPATVLLAADVDFHEELPKVFPHFEGARDMFAGDEEGRAGMAELNTGLQIGYAIIGIRAAGLAAGPMTGFDAEAVSAEFFPDGRHRVMVAINMGKPGENAHYDRLPRLGFDEVVETL; encoded by the coding sequence GTGACTGATACTGAGAACAAGAACCCGCTGGTCATCGACACCCAGGCGCAGGACATCCTGTTCCGCGAGGCTCGCACCGCCAACACCTTCACCGACGAGCCGGTGACCGACGAGCAGATCAACGCGATCTTCGACCTGGTCAAGTGGGCGCCGACCGCGATGAACGCCCAGCCGCTGCGCGTCGTCGTCGTCCGCTCCCCGGAAGCCAAGGCCCGTCTTCTGCCGCACATGGCCGAAGGCAACCGCGCCAAGACCGAGAGCGCACCGGCCACCGTCCTGCTCGCCGCCGACGTCGATTTCCACGAAGAGCTGCCGAAGGTCTTCCCGCACTTCGAGGGCGCCCGCGACATGTTCGCCGGCGACGAGGAAGGCCGCGCCGGCATGGCCGAGCTGAACACCGGTCTGCAGATCGGCTACGCGATCATCGGCATCCGCGCCGCCGGCCTCGCCGCCGGCCCCATGACCGGCTTCGACGCCGAGGCGGTCTCCGCGGAGTTCTTCCCCGACGGCCGGCACCGCGTGATGGTGGCCATCAACATGGGCAAGCCGGGCGAGAACGCCCACTACGACCGCCTGCCGCGTCTCGGCTTCGACGAGGTCGTCGAGACGCTCTGA
- a CDS encoding DEAD/DEAH box helicase, whose translation MAEFNRETLTALLSEADGVLDRARRASLLLDAAVPLPGIRATVELPGSGGWLIPPGAVAWPEQLYALAELDRLPGTRERFRSQIAAAAVLASLREKAKGAAPGFFGRLFGGAGLEDSRRAAQELQARLADPAFGALDREVGGHLAAVEEAARHQGRGVQLHPGSHGTPGHLTAAAREAFGRAVGHPALIFTQYDAARQASVLARARALAQDPNSEPALRGRAEHLLSSLTAERAGILLRQLPVDALRTATNERLRFTGLESVGVNTVADVLEAPLGRLTQVHGIGGQTARRLKAAAETLRREAVVTHTTGIGDTPTTAAAGLVRVLAHFDQINNLDEAQRARRRRILDYAGRVPAGGGLWDAALTPDAAGWEQFSDDIAWADAHREILEPADPVRVGEETWADYLARPAHYQALLATLLDLEFEGGDDLAADVLERIRSLRLDRTHLTDLQLRGYQSFGARFTLVQEKVVLGDDMGLGKTVQALAVAAHLAAQGQRRTLVVCPASVITNWVRESRRFTDLPVYRAHGAGREEAVAAWADTGGICAITYDGARTTSLPAPDLVVVDEAHMVKNPAAARTRAVRELIDAASHALLLTGTPLENRVDEFATLVSFVAPDLVSAGMSSMSAADFRVRIAPAYLRRNQTDVLDELPEKLEQLDWIDLTPADEAHYADTVRRGSFMAMRRAAMTTPDAVPAKLERIREIVGEAEEAGRRVIIFTYFLDVLDVLEADLGHRVVGRLSGAVPPATRQSLIDALGSAPGGSVLLAQITAAGTGLNIQSASVVILVEPQVKPSIEAQAIARAHRMGQTSSVMVHRLIGDDTVDERMLEMLAGKAQLFDAYARPSESAAVHDAVDVTEGQLAEMIIAAERERLGYVS comes from the coding sequence ATGGCCGAGTTCAACCGCGAGACGCTCACCGCACTGCTCAGCGAGGCGGACGGCGTCCTCGACCGTGCCCGCCGCGCATCCCTGCTTCTCGACGCCGCCGTCCCCCTCCCCGGGATCCGCGCCACCGTCGAGCTTCCCGGGTCCGGCGGCTGGCTCATCCCGCCCGGCGCGGTCGCCTGGCCGGAACAGCTCTACGCCCTGGCCGAGCTGGACCGGCTGCCCGGAACCCGCGAACGGTTCCGCAGCCAGATCGCCGCCGCCGCGGTGCTCGCATCGCTGCGCGAGAAGGCGAAAGGCGCCGCGCCGGGCTTTTTCGGCCGGCTCTTCGGCGGCGCCGGCCTCGAGGATTCCCGCCGGGCGGCCCAGGAACTGCAGGCCCGCCTGGCGGACCCGGCCTTCGGCGCGCTCGACCGGGAGGTCGGCGGACACCTGGCGGCGGTGGAGGAGGCCGCCCGGCACCAGGGAAGGGGAGTGCAGCTGCACCCCGGCTCGCACGGCACTCCGGGACACCTCACGGCCGCGGCGCGGGAGGCCTTCGGCCGAGCCGTGGGACATCCTGCCCTGATTTTCACGCAGTATGACGCGGCCCGCCAGGCCAGCGTTCTGGCGCGGGCGCGGGCGCTGGCCCAGGACCCGAACTCCGAACCCGCCCTGCGCGGCCGGGCGGAACACCTCCTGTCTTCGCTGACCGCCGAGCGCGCCGGGATCCTGCTGCGCCAATTGCCCGTCGACGCGCTGCGGACCGCCACCAACGAGCGGCTGCGCTTCACCGGCCTGGAGAGCGTCGGGGTGAACACCGTCGCCGACGTCCTGGAGGCTCCACTGGGCAGGCTCACCCAGGTGCACGGGATCGGCGGGCAGACCGCCCGCCGGCTCAAGGCCGCCGCCGAGACGCTGCGCCGGGAGGCCGTGGTCACCCACACCACCGGCATCGGTGACACCCCCACCACCGCGGCCGCCGGGCTCGTCCGGGTGCTGGCGCACTTCGACCAGATCAACAACCTGGACGAGGCCCAGCGGGCCCGCCGCCGCCGGATCCTCGACTACGCCGGGCGCGTGCCGGCGGGCGGCGGCCTCTGGGATGCGGCTCTCACCCCGGACGCGGCCGGCTGGGAGCAGTTCAGCGACGACATCGCCTGGGCCGACGCGCACCGGGAGATCCTGGAGCCGGCCGACCCCGTCAGGGTGGGGGAGGAGACCTGGGCAGACTACCTGGCCCGCCCGGCCCACTACCAGGCGTTGCTGGCCACGCTGCTCGACCTCGAGTTCGAGGGCGGCGACGACCTCGCCGCCGACGTCCTGGAACGCATCCGCTCGCTGCGCCTCGACCGGACCCACCTCACCGACCTGCAGTTGCGCGGCTACCAGTCCTTCGGGGCGCGCTTCACCCTCGTGCAGGAGAAGGTCGTCCTCGGCGACGACATGGGCCTGGGCAAGACCGTCCAGGCGCTCGCCGTGGCCGCGCACCTGGCCGCGCAGGGTCAGCGCCGCACCCTCGTGGTGTGCCCCGCCTCGGTGATCACGAACTGGGTGCGTGAATCCCGCCGCTTCACCGATCTCCCCGTCTACCGGGCCCACGGCGCCGGGCGGGAGGAGGCCGTCGCGGCGTGGGCCGACACCGGCGGCATCTGCGCCATCACCTACGACGGGGCCCGCACGACCAGCCTCCCCGCACCCGACCTGGTGGTGGTCGACGAGGCGCACATGGTCAAGAATCCGGCCGCCGCCCGCACCCGCGCGGTCCGGGAACTCATCGACGCCGCCTCCCACGCCCTCCTCCTCACCGGCACCCCGCTGGAGAACCGTGTGGACGAGTTCGCCACGCTGGTCAGCTTCGTGGCTCCCGACCTGGTCAGCGCCGGAATGTCGAGCATGTCCGCCGCCGACTTCAGGGTCCGGATCGCCCCGGCGTACCTGCGCCGCAACCAGACGGACGTGCTCGACGAACTCCCCGAGAAGCTCGAGCAGCTCGACTGGATCGACCTCACCCCGGCTGACGAGGCGCACTACGCGGACACCGTCCGTCGGGGCAGCTTCATGGCCATGCGCCGCGCCGCCATGACCACGCCCGACGCTGTGCCCGCCAAGCTCGAACGCATCCGGGAGATCGTCGGGGAGGCCGAGGAGGCCGGGCGCCGCGTGATCATCTTCACCTACTTCCTCGACGTCCTGGACGTCCTCGAGGCCGACCTGGGCCACCGCGTCGTCGGGCGCCTGTCCGGCGCCGTGCCCCCGGCCACCCGGCAGTCGCTCATCGACGCCCTCGGCTCCGCCCCCGGCGGGTCCGTCCTCCTCGCCCAGATCACCGCCGCGGGGACCGGCCTGAACATCCAGTCCGCGTCGGTGGTGATTCTGGTCGAGCCCCAGGTCAAGCCCTCCATCGAGGCGCAGGCTATCGCCCGCGCCCATCGGATGGGGCAGACCTCGAGCGTCATGGTCCACCGCCTCATCGGCGACGACACCGTCGACGAGCGCATGCTCGAGATGCTCGCGGGCAAGGCGCAGCTCTTCGACGCGTACGCGCGGCCGTCGGAAAGCGCGGCGGTGCACGACGCTGTCGACGTCACCGAGGGACAGCTCGCGGAAATGATCATCGCCGCAGAGCGGGAACGGCTCGGCTACGTTTCATGA
- a CDS encoding CBS domain-containing protein, with protein MSEQTPANRAIPFLAAFNDIENYLRELLDAKRSDNFRWMVDLAVRKHLLSDEHAVELKEFAELRNAITHGLYTEDMRPIAEPLPETVAAIERIRDLLRHPPTALGVLGQHEVHTFSPADDIRDALRIIRRTKISQFPIYEGGRCVGLLTTNTIARWVAADLDDNDHLDARSIAEVLDWAEENDRAVFLPKDALAQEVLDALTTPRKDGSLPRAGILTEHGHKDQRPIRVIGGSDIAQLLDAVGN; from the coding sequence ATGAGCGAGCAGACACCCGCCAACCGCGCGATCCCCTTCCTGGCGGCCTTCAACGACATCGAGAACTATCTCCGGGAGCTGTTGGACGCGAAGAGGTCCGATAACTTCCGGTGGATGGTCGACCTCGCGGTGCGCAAGCATCTGCTGTCGGACGAGCACGCGGTGGAACTCAAGGAGTTCGCCGAGCTGCGCAACGCGATCACCCACGGTCTGTACACGGAGGACATGCGCCCCATCGCGGAGCCGCTGCCGGAGACGGTGGCGGCGATCGAGCGCATCCGGGATCTGCTGCGCCACCCGCCGACGGCCCTCGGGGTGCTCGGGCAGCACGAGGTGCACACCTTCTCGCCGGCGGACGACATCCGCGACGCGCTGCGCATCATCCGCCGCACGAAGATCTCGCAGTTCCCCATCTACGAGGGCGGCCGCTGTGTCGGACTGCTCACCACCAACACGATCGCCCGGTGGGTGGCGGCGGATCTGGACGACAACGACCATCTCGACGCCCGTTCCATCGCCGAGGTCCTCGACTGGGCGGAGGAGAACGACCGGGCGGTGTTCCTGCCGAAGGACGCGCTGGCGCAGGAGGTGCTCGACGCCCTGACCACCCCGCGGAAGGACGGGTCCCTGCCGCGTGCGGGCATTCTCACCGAGCACGGGCACAAGGATCAACGGCCTATCCGGGTGATCGGCGGTTCCGACATCGCGCAGCTTCTCGACGCCGTGGGGAACTGA
- a CDS encoding LLM class flavin-dependent oxidoreductase yields the protein MQFGIFTIGDVTTDPTTGTTPTEGERIHAMTRMALKAEEVGLDVFATGEHHNPPFVPSSPTTHLAYIAAQTEKLQFSTATTLITTNDPVKIAEDYAFLQHLSGGRIDLMMGRGNTGPVYPWFGKDIRQGIPLAIENYHLLRRLWREPVVNWQGQFRTPLQGYTSTPAPLDGVPPFVWHGSIRSVQIAEQAAFYGDGFFHNNIFWNKEHTAKMVDIYRRRFESYGHGQADQAIVGLGGQVFIGETEEAAKKTFRPYFDNAPVYGHGPSMEEFTDMTPLTVGTVEQVVERTMEFADWVGDYQRQLFLIDHAGLPLDMVLEQIEILGTQVVPEVRRRMEARRPEHVPSDPPTHASLKANPDSPHFKVRPVEEKV from the coding sequence ATGCAGTTCGGCATCTTCACCATCGGTGACGTCACCACCGACCCGACCACCGGCACCACCCCCACCGAGGGCGAGCGCATACACGCCATGACCCGGATGGCGCTCAAGGCTGAGGAGGTGGGCCTGGACGTCTTCGCCACCGGCGAGCACCACAACCCGCCCTTCGTCCCCTCCTCCCCCACCACCCACCTGGCCTACATCGCGGCGCAGACCGAGAAGCTCCAGTTCTCCACCGCGACCACGCTCATCACCACCAACGACCCGGTCAAGATCGCCGAGGACTACGCCTTCCTCCAGCACCTCTCCGGCGGGCGCATCGACCTCATGATGGGCCGCGGCAACACCGGCCCGGTCTACCCGTGGTTCGGCAAGGACATCCGTCAGGGGATCCCGCTGGCCATCGAGAACTACCACCTCCTGCGCCGCCTGTGGCGCGAGCCGGTGGTCAACTGGCAGGGCCAGTTCCGCACCCCGCTGCAGGGCTACACCTCCACGCCTGCCCCGCTGGACGGCGTCCCGCCCTTCGTCTGGCACGGCTCCATCCGCTCCGTCCAGATCGCCGAGCAGGCCGCCTTCTACGGCGACGGCTTCTTCCACAACAACATCTTCTGGAACAAGGAGCACACCGCGAAGATGGTGGACATCTACCGCCGCCGCTTCGAGTCCTACGGCCACGGCCAGGCGGACCAGGCCATCGTCGGCCTCGGCGGCCAGGTCTTCATCGGCGAGACCGAGGAGGCCGCCAAGAAGACCTTCCGCCCCTATTTCGACAACGCCCCCGTCTACGGCCACGGACCCTCCATGGAGGAGTTCACCGACATGACCCCGCTGACGGTGGGCACCGTCGAGCAGGTCGTCGAGCGCACCATGGAGTTCGCCGACTGGGTCGGCGACTACCAGCGCCAGCTCTTCCTCATCGACCACGCCGGCCTGCCCCTGGACATGGTCCTCGAGCAGATCGAGATCCTGGGCACCCAGGTCGTGCCGGAGGTTCGCCGCCGCATGGAGGCGCGCCGCCCCGAGCACGTCCCCTCCGACCCGCCGACCCACGCCTCGCTGAAGGCCAACCCGGACTCCCCGCACTTCAAGGTCCGTCCGGTGGAGGAGAAGGTCTAG